In one Jeotgalibacillus haloalkalitolerans genomic region, the following are encoded:
- a CDS encoding putative polysaccharide biosynthesis protein: protein MSQASQTMMKGAAILTFAALFSKILSALYRVPFQNLTGDTGFYIYQQIYPFYGLFIALCTYAFPVMVSSILIERQAERERVLKLLTLFLAGVGLAWFAVLYIGAGLIADFMGDPQLKPLIELSAWPFLLLPVLSAGKGWFQSDGNMVPSAIAQVTEQTIRVIAIIGTAFLLTNAGASLYTVGEGAVIGSIAGVIAGALVLVFFIQKHFFQKKERLSFEKGDMTLLRVLLVRGTAIAMVSMLLVLYQLVDALNVYALLTGYTGDAAQAKVLKGIYDRGQPIVQMGVVAATSLSLAVVPVIASDYERKRFSQVKQKASLAVKAGLVFGAAATVGLISIMNPLNRFLFQNEDGSAVLSVFAAAVFLTSVILTVNAVLQGTGSYHTAAWTAAGSLVLKYGLNVLLVPVYGTGGAAIATVCSLMAVAIVLIVKVYKKIGLRLYKPFYLRLLTGLIVMAAGVTLLLLVWTPETRISSGAASIAAAIIGAYLFFKVSWSRSLFTKEEVGQIPFGRKIDRLFIRIEKGGRSS from the coding sequence ATGTCGCAGGCGTCTCAGACAATGATGAAAGGCGCAGCGATTTTGACATTTGCTGCGCTGTTTTCGAAAATACTCAGTGCGCTCTACCGGGTACCATTTCAAAACCTGACAGGAGACACGGGGTTTTATATTTATCAGCAGATTTATCCGTTTTATGGGCTGTTTATCGCGCTTTGTACATATGCTTTTCCTGTTATGGTCTCAAGTATTCTGATTGAACGGCAGGCAGAGCGTGAAAGAGTCTTAAAGCTTCTTACATTATTTTTAGCAGGTGTTGGGCTTGCGTGGTTTGCCGTTTTATATATTGGCGCCGGGCTGATTGCAGACTTTATGGGGGATCCGCAGCTAAAGCCTTTGATTGAGCTGTCAGCGTGGCCATTCTTACTGCTTCCGGTGTTATCAGCCGGAAAGGGATGGTTTCAGTCGGATGGCAATATGGTCCCTTCAGCGATCGCCCAGGTAACCGAGCAGACGATCCGCGTCATAGCGATAATCGGTACTGCATTTTTGCTGACAAATGCGGGTGCTTCGTTGTATACCGTTGGGGAAGGCGCGGTAATCGGATCCATTGCAGGTGTCATAGCTGGTGCTCTGGTCCTCGTCTTCTTTATCCAAAAGCACTTTTTTCAAAAGAAAGAGCGGCTGTCATTTGAAAAAGGGGATATGACGCTGCTCAGAGTGCTCCTTGTCAGAGGGACGGCCATTGCGATGGTCAGCATGCTGCTTGTTCTGTATCAGCTGGTGGACGCACTAAATGTCTATGCACTGCTGACAGGCTATACGGGTGACGCTGCTCAGGCAAAGGTGTTAAAAGGAATTTATGATAGGGGGCAGCCGATTGTCCAGATGGGCGTTGTCGCTGCCACTTCACTGTCTCTTGCGGTTGTACCGGTCATTGCGTCAGATTATGAGCGGAAAAGGTTCAGTCAGGTGAAGCAAAAAGCATCACTTGCAGTAAAAGCCGGGCTGGTCTTTGGGGCTGCAGCAACGGTTGGATTGATCAGTATCATGAATCCACTCAACCGGTTTCTATTTCAAAATGAAGATGGCTCAGCGGTGCTGTCTGTATTTGCGGCAGCTGTATTTCTGACCTCAGTCATTTTGACGGTCAACGCGGTGCTGCAGGGAACAGGAAGCTATCATACTGCAGCCTGGACCGCAGCAGGGAGCCTGGTTTTAAAATATGGATTAAATGTCTTACTCGTGCCGGTTTATGGCACCGGGGGAGCGGCAATTGCAACTGTCTGTTCTTTAATGGCAGTAGCGATTGTTCTGATCGTGAAAGTATATAAAAAAATCGGTTTACGGCTGTACAAGCCTTTTTATCTTCGTCTTCTGACCGGCCTGATCGTCATGGCAGCAGGTGTAACGCTTTTACTGCTGGTATGGACGCCTGAAACAAGGATTTCATCAGGGGCTGCTTCCATCGCTGCAGCCATCATCGGCGCTTATTTATTCTTTAAGGTCAGCTGGTCCCGGAGTTTGTTTACAAAAGAAGAGGTTGGTCAGATACCGTTTGGGCGGAAGATCGACCGGTTGTTTATAAGAATCGAAAAAGGGGGCAGATCATCTTGA
- the yabP gene encoding sporulation protein YabP, protein MPIEQKRQDHEVRMIGRLELSVTGVKQLESFDQDEFLIETVEGMLSIKGSGLKLVNLDLDKGLVSLKGKIDDILYLDSKAQEPSKGLLGKLFK, encoded by the coding sequence ATGCCAATCGAACAAAAACGTCAGGATCACGAAGTCCGTATGATCGGAAGACTTGAGCTATCTGTGACTGGCGTCAAACAACTTGAAAGCTTTGATCAGGATGAGTTTTTGATAGAAACAGTGGAAGGGATGCTTTCGATTAAAGGGAGCGGTCTGAAGCTCGTCAACCTGGATCTGGATAAAGGCCTCGTTTCTTTAAAAGGGAAGATTGATGATATTCTTTACCTGGACAGTAAAGCCCAGGAACCTTCAAAAGGGCTGCTTGGAAAACTGTTTAAATGA
- a CDS encoding FtsB family cell division protein, translating to MGKPRVTSLENQYTAEHERKEHNRQSHRKRLTRRLTAFFIVAAVVSSVLISSMVTQASVLEDKQTERAQLEQKIVELDKQEENLRNEIVKLNDDEYIAKLARRDYFLSDSGEIIFTIPEDQPAAEKEQNDTAE from the coding sequence ATGGGAAAGCCACGCGTGACATCACTTGAAAATCAATACACAGCAGAACATGAAAGAAAAGAACATAACCGACAGTCACACAGGAAAAGATTAACCAGACGCCTGACTGCTTTTTTCATTGTGGCAGCTGTTGTCAGCAGTGTGCTTATTTCTTCAATGGTGACGCAGGCCAGCGTATTAGAAGACAAACAAACTGAAAGAGCACAACTTGAGCAGAAAATTGTCGAGCTGGATAAGCAGGAAGAGAATTTACGGAATGAAATTGTAAAGCTGAATGATGATGAATACATAGCGAAGCTCGCACGACGGGATTACTTCCTCTCTGATAGCGGAGAAATTATTTTCACCATTCCTGAAGACCAGCCGGCAGCTGAAAAAGAGCAGAACGACACGGCTGAATAG
- the mazG gene encoding nucleoside triphosphate pyrophosphohydrolase, protein MNHITVIGLGAGDLNQLPLGVYKKLTAATKLYVRTAEHPVLEELSAEGVTYESFDHIYEAHDRFEEVYADITEKLVQLAETEPVLYAVPGHPLVAEQTVQNLLSLEKEGKITLTIEGGQSFLDPLFTAAGFDPVDGFQLLDGTALESESVKPDQHVIIGQVYDSMTASDVKLELMNKYPDEHLVKVITAAGSAAEEIREVKLYELDHGMALSNLTSVYVPPLEKEEDFYGEFSKLKEIIKILRSPVGCPWDREQTHESLKRYLIEETYEFLEAVDRGDIDEMIDELGDVLLQVMLHAQIGEDDGYFDIRDVIQGVSAKMVRRHPHVFADAEAETAEDVTDAWQEIKNEEKGGAPSRLLEHAGSGLPALIHAYEIQKKAAKAGFDWDDHSDAWDKFEEEWQEFQEEVANGDKQASLREFGDVLFALVNVSRFHGIFPEEALMMANQKFISRFQFVEDRVNESGKPFQAFSLGELDEFWKQAKKHGL, encoded by the coding sequence TTGAATCACATTACAGTTATCGGTCTTGGTGCAGGAGATCTTAATCAGCTGCCACTTGGCGTTTATAAAAAATTGACAGCAGCAACAAAGCTGTATGTCCGCACTGCAGAGCATCCTGTGCTGGAGGAGCTTTCAGCAGAGGGTGTAACATATGAATCGTTTGACCATATCTATGAAGCGCATGACCGTTTTGAAGAGGTGTACGCAGATATTACAGAAAAACTCGTTCAGCTGGCTGAAACGGAGCCTGTCCTGTATGCAGTGCCCGGTCATCCGTTAGTGGCAGAGCAGACCGTCCAAAACCTGCTTTCACTTGAGAAAGAAGGAAAAATCACGCTAACCATTGAGGGTGGACAAAGCTTTCTGGATCCGCTGTTCACTGCAGCAGGGTTTGATCCTGTTGATGGCTTCCAGCTCCTTGATGGAACTGCGCTTGAAAGCGAATCTGTCAAACCGGACCAGCACGTGATTATCGGGCAGGTATATGACAGCATGACAGCTTCTGATGTGAAGCTAGAGCTGATGAATAAATACCCGGATGAACATCTTGTAAAAGTGATTACTGCAGCAGGTTCAGCTGCTGAAGAGATCCGTGAAGTAAAACTTTATGAGCTTGACCACGGCATGGCGCTCTCCAACCTGACGAGTGTATATGTACCGCCGCTTGAAAAAGAAGAGGATTTCTACGGGGAATTTTCAAAGCTTAAAGAAATCATTAAGATTTTAAGAAGTCCGGTCGGATGCCCGTGGGACCGTGAGCAGACCCATGAATCGCTGAAACGTTATCTGATTGAAGAAACGTACGAATTCCTTGAAGCGGTTGACCGGGGTGACATTGACGAAATGATTGACGAGCTTGGCGACGTGCTGCTGCAGGTCATGCTGCACGCGCAAATCGGCGAAGACGACGGCTATTTTGATATCAGAGACGTGATTCAGGGAGTTTCAGCTAAAATGGTACGCCGTCACCCGCATGTCTTTGCAGATGCGGAAGCAGAGACTGCTGAAGATGTGACAGACGCCTGGCAGGAAATCAAAAACGAAGAAAAGGGTGGTGCCCCTTCAAGGCTGCTTGAGCATGCCGGAAGCGGTCTCCCTGCTCTGATTCACGCCTATGAAATTCAGAAGAAAGCTGCAAAAGCAGGCTTTGACTGGGACGATCATTCAGACGCCTGGGATAAGTTTGAAGAAGAATGGCAGGAGTTTCAGGAGGAAGTGGCAAATGGAGACAAGCAGGCAAGCCTCCGGGAATTCGGAGATGTTCTGTTCGCACTCGTCAATGTCTCAAGATTTCACGGTATTTTCCCTGAAGAAGCCCTGATGATGGCCAACCAGAAGTTTATCAGCCGTTTTCAATTTGTTGAAGACAGGGTAAATGAATCAGGAAAACCATTTCAAGCATTCAGCCTGGGAGAGCTTGATGAGTTCTGGAAGCAGGCGAAAAAACACGGACTGTAA
- a CDS encoding RNA-binding S4 domain-containing protein, translated as MRLDKFLKVSRLIKRRTLAKEVADQGRIQINGNTAKASATVKEGDELVIRFGQRIVTLSVDRLMETTKKEEAGTMYTIKKEERVNE; from the coding sequence ATGCGTTTAGATAAATTTTTAAAAGTGTCCCGTTTAATCAAGCGGAGAACACTCGCAAAAGAAGTGGCTGATCAGGGGCGTATCCAGATCAACGGAAATACAGCAAAAGCAAGCGCAACGGTAAAGGAAGGCGACGAGCTTGTGATCCGCTTCGGTCAGCGGATCGTGACCCTGTCAGTAGACCGGCTGATGGAAACAACGAAAAAAGAAGAAGCCGGCACGATGTATACGATAAAAAAAGAAGAGCGTGTGAACGAATAA
- a CDS encoding S1 domain-containing RNA-binding protein yields MSIEVGSKVKGKVTGITNFGAFVELPGGSTGLVHISEVADNYVKDINDHLTVGDEVEVKVLNVESDGKIGLSIRKAKDQPQQSQSQSRPRPNRGNDQRGGGRGGNAGGPPRGESFEQKMARFLKDSEDRLTSLKRHTESKRGGRGAKKG; encoded by the coding sequence ATGTCAATCGAAGTAGGCAGCAAAGTAAAGGGTAAAGTGACTGGGATCACTAATTTCGGGGCGTTCGTTGAATTGCCGGGCGGTTCAACAGGGCTAGTACACATCAGTGAAGTTGCGGATAATTATGTCAAGGACATCAATGACCATCTGACAGTTGGGGACGAAGTTGAAGTGAAGGTCCTGAACGTAGAAAGCGATGGCAAGATTGGCTTATCAATCCGTAAAGCTAAGGATCAGCCTCAGCAGAGTCAAAGTCAAAGTCGCCCTCGACCAAATCGTGGAAACGATCAGCGCGGTGGAGGCCGCGGAGGAAATGCCGGTGGACCGCCACGCGGAGAATCTTTTGAACAAAAGATGGCTCGTTTCCTTAAAGATAGTGAAGACCGTCTGACTTCTCTTAAGCGCCACACAGAATCAAAACGCGGTGGACGCGGAGCGAAAAAAGGTTAA
- the mfd gene encoding transcription-repair coupling factor, whose protein sequence is MKTLVDGLIKDQQIRSVIEDLDQERGEQLLSGLSGSARSTFMAAVYEKYKRPMMIVTPNLLSAQKLYDDLSQSISEDALYMYPANELIAAEMSIASPELLAQRLEAMNHLAVNGQGVYIVPMAGLRKIVPPKDQWVDHQFTLTIGKDIDVDQTLSALIKMGYHRADMVSSPGEFSMRGGILDIYPLTSDPVRVELFDTEVDSIRTFSAEDQRSIETLQEVAVGPASELIMEGPMLGKIADELRERLKTSLKKVKRKAVKETMAEQTEYDIHLLENGRKPDQLFKYQSLAYSKPASLIDYLPEDGLVMFDEISRIFEMDETLENEEGDWLVSLLEEGKMLHDIQVSHNLSALMTEKRQKVYFSLFTRKIAHMNPKKVHSFSCKPMQSFHGQMHLLKAEIDRWKKGKFTVVMLAPDGQRLDKFERVLADYEIDAVIVKEGEPLIPNTVQIVSGSLQSGFELPMNKLAVMTEEELFRQKTRKKKRRQKLSNAERIKSYSELKVGDFVVHVNHGIGKYLGIETLEINGLHKDYLNIHYKGNDQLYVPVDQIDLVQKYVGSEGKEPKLYKLGGSEWKRVKSKVQSTVADIADDLIKLYSERETAKGYGFSEDTAEQRDFEAAFPYSETEDQLRSIEEIKKDMQRDRPMDRLLCGDVGYGKTEVAIRAAFKAVMDGKQVAILVPTTILAQQHYETMIERMQEFPVNVGLLSRFRTKKQQEETMKGLASGSVDIVVGTHRLLSKQIKYRDLGLLIIDEEQRFGVTHKEKIKQLKTNIDVLTLTATPIPRTLHMSMLGVRDLSVIETPPENRFPVQTYVMEYNGALIREAIEREMARSGQVYFLYNRVEDITKKADEIASLVPDARVAVAHGQMTETELESVIFQFLEGEYDVLVTTTIIETGVDIPNVNTLIVFDADRMGLSQLYQLRGRVGRSNRVAYAYFTYRKDKVLTEVAEQRLQSIKEFTELGSGFKIAMRDLSIRGAGNLLGAQQHGFIDSVGFDLYSQMLKDAIEERKDLLPGDHSDDNREKQQAVEIDLDIKQDAYIPESYIPDGHQKIEMYKKFRGLKTIDEVIELKDEMIDRFGDYPDEVHNLFQIAEIKAYGYEVGLETINQTKDEVKIELSEDGTQKVDGAKAFDITNEYKRNVGLGVENNRLKITFKIKGQKPEAWFSMIHHVLSRLPETLKKSA, encoded by the coding sequence TTGAAAACGTTAGTAGACGGTTTAATAAAGGACCAGCAAATCAGGTCCGTGATAGAAGATTTGGATCAGGAGCGCGGGGAGCAGCTGCTTTCCGGGCTCTCGGGATCTGCAAGAAGTACATTTATGGCAGCGGTATATGAAAAGTACAAGCGTCCGATGATGATCGTGACGCCTAATTTGCTGAGCGCTCAGAAATTATATGACGACCTTTCCCAGTCAATCAGTGAAGATGCGCTTTATATGTACCCGGCAAATGAACTGATCGCTGCAGAAATGAGTATTGCAAGTCCTGAGCTTTTAGCGCAGCGTCTTGAAGCAATGAATCATCTGGCTGTAAATGGTCAGGGTGTCTATATTGTGCCGATGGCCGGACTCAGAAAGATCGTTCCACCTAAAGATCAGTGGGTCGACCATCAGTTCACCCTGACGATTGGAAAAGATATTGATGTGGATCAGACGCTTTCAGCTTTAATCAAAATGGGTTATCACCGCGCGGATATGGTCAGCAGTCCGGGCGAATTCAGTATGCGCGGCGGGATTCTTGATATTTATCCGCTGACTTCAGACCCTGTCAGAGTTGAGCTGTTTGATACTGAAGTAGACTCCATTCGTACATTCTCTGCAGAAGATCAGCGTTCGATTGAAACACTTCAGGAAGTGGCCGTTGGGCCTGCCAGTGAGCTGATCATGGAAGGACCGATGCTTGGGAAAATCGCTGATGAACTGAGAGAGCGGCTGAAGACAAGCCTTAAAAAAGTGAAGCGTAAAGCGGTAAAAGAAACAATGGCAGAGCAGACAGAATATGATATTCATCTGCTTGAAAATGGCCGTAAGCCGGACCAGCTATTTAAATATCAGTCTCTTGCCTATTCAAAGCCTGCAAGTCTGATTGATTACCTGCCTGAAGACGGGCTTGTGATGTTCGATGAAATCAGCCGTATTTTTGAAATGGATGAGACGCTTGAAAATGAAGAGGGAGACTGGCTCGTATCCCTTCTTGAAGAAGGCAAAATGCTGCATGATATTCAGGTTTCACACAACCTGTCAGCGCTGATGACTGAAAAGCGTCAGAAGGTGTATTTCTCCCTTTTTACAAGAAAAATTGCACATATGAACCCAAAGAAGGTTCATTCTTTCTCCTGTAAGCCAATGCAGAGCTTCCACGGTCAGATGCATCTGTTAAAAGCAGAGATTGATAGATGGAAGAAAGGTAAATTCACAGTCGTGATGCTTGCACCGGATGGACAGCGCCTTGATAAGTTTGAGCGGGTGCTGGCTGATTATGAGATTGACGCGGTCATTGTAAAAGAGGGAGAGCCGCTCATTCCAAATACCGTGCAGATTGTCAGCGGCTCTTTGCAGTCAGGCTTTGAGCTTCCAATGAATAAGCTGGCTGTGATGACGGAAGAGGAATTATTCCGTCAGAAAACAAGAAAGAAAAAGCGCCGTCAAAAGCTTTCAAATGCTGAGCGGATTAAGAGTTATTCTGAACTGAAGGTCGGGGATTTTGTCGTTCACGTCAACCATGGTATCGGTAAATACCTCGGCATTGAAACACTTGAAATCAATGGTCTACACAAGGATTACTTAAATATTCACTATAAAGGGAACGACCAGCTTTATGTACCTGTTGACCAGATTGACCTGGTCCAGAAGTATGTTGGATCTGAAGGCAAGGAGCCAAAGCTGTACAAGCTTGGCGGGTCTGAATGGAAGCGTGTTAAATCCAAGGTACAATCGACAGTTGCTGATATTGCAGATGATTTAATCAAGCTTTATTCAGAACGTGAAACGGCAAAAGGCTACGGCTTTAGTGAAGACACTGCTGAACAAAGAGATTTTGAGGCAGCGTTCCCTTATTCAGAAACAGAGGATCAGCTGCGTTCAATTGAAGAAATCAAAAAGGATATGCAGCGTGACCGCCCAATGGACCGCCTGCTGTGCGGTGATGTGGGTTACGGTAAGACCGAGGTCGCGATTCGTGCTGCATTTAAAGCGGTGATGGATGGTAAGCAGGTGGCGATCCTCGTCCCGACAACAATCCTTGCCCAGCAGCACTATGAAACAATGATTGAGCGGATGCAGGAATTCCCTGTGAACGTCGGTCTGCTGAGCCGTTTCAGAACGAAAAAGCAGCAGGAAGAGACGATGAAAGGGCTCGCATCAGGGTCTGTTGATATTGTCGTCGGCACACACCGTCTGCTGTCAAAACAGATTAAATACCGTGATCTCGGCCTTTTAATCATTGATGAAGAGCAGCGCTTTGGGGTAACCCATAAAGAAAAAATCAAGCAGCTGAAAACAAATATTGATGTACTCACACTGACAGCGACGCCAATTCCGCGTACGCTGCATATGTCGATGCTTGGCGTGAGGGACCTTTCAGTCATTGAAACACCGCCTGAGAACCGTTTCCCTGTCCAGACTTATGTGATGGAATATAACGGTGCGCTGATCCGCGAAGCGATTGAACGTGAAATGGCACGAAGCGGACAGGTCTACTTCCTTTATAACAGGGTCGAGGATATTACGAAAAAAGCGGATGAAATTGCATCACTTGTCCCGGATGCGCGCGTTGCCGTTGCACATGGACAGATGACTGAAACAGAGCTTGAATCTGTCATTTTTCAGTTCCTTGAAGGTGAATATGATGTGCTTGTCACAACCACGATCATTGAAACAGGTGTCGATATTCCAAATGTAAATACACTGATCGTATTTGATGCTGACCGGATGGGCTTATCGCAGCTTTATCAGCTGAGAGGACGTGTGGGCCGTTCGAACCGCGTTGCTTACGCATATTTTACTTACCGCAAAGACAAGGTGCTCACAGAGGTAGCTGAACAGCGCCTGCAGTCCATTAAAGAATTCACAGAGCTGGGCTCGGGCTTTAAAATCGCTATGCGTGATTTAAGTATCCGGGGTGCCGGTAATCTGTTAGGTGCCCAGCAGCACGGATTCATTGACTCAGTCGGATTTGATCTGTATTCACAGATGCTGAAAGATGCGATTGAAGAACGGAAGGATCTGCTGCCTGGAGATCATTCAGATGACAACCGCGAAAAGCAGCAGGCTGTTGAGATTGACCTGGATATCAAGCAGGATGCGTATATTCCTGAGAGCTATATTCCGGATGGCCATCAGAAGATTGAGATGTACAAGAAATTCCGTGGTCTGAAAACAATCGATGAGGTCATTGAACTGAAGGATGAAATGATCGACCGTTTTGGTGATTATCCGGATGAGGTCCATAACCTGTTCCAGATCGCAGAAATTAAGGCATACGGCTACGAAGTCGGGCTTGAGACAATTAACCAGACCAAAGATGAAGTGAAAATTGAGCTAAGTGAAGACGGAACACAAAAAGTAGATGGCGCCAAAGCGTTTGATATTACCAATGAATATAAGCGTAATGTAGGGCTCGGCGTTGAAAATAACAGACTGAAAATCACCTTTAAAATAAAAGGCCAGAAGCCTGAAGCATGGTTTTCAATGATCCACCACGTGCTCTCACGTCTGCCTGAAACATTGAAAAAATCTGCTTAA
- the spoVT gene encoding stage V sporulation protein T translates to MKATGIVRRIDDLGRVVIPKEIRRTLRIREGDPLEIFVDRDGEIILKKYSPIHELGNFAKEYAESLYDSLHHAVLICDRDHFIAVAGASKKEFLNRRISSHTEEMMDARKTMMKEEPFSIELVEHNEEDLASLAASPIIASGDPIGAVLVFSKDHALTEVDLKVCETAARFLGRQMET, encoded by the coding sequence ATGAAAGCAACTGGTATAGTGAGACGGATTGATGATTTGGGACGCGTTGTGATCCCAAAAGAAATCAGGCGTACGTTAAGGATCCGTGAAGGAGATCCGCTTGAAATCTTTGTAGACCGTGACGGTGAGATCATCCTGAAAAAATATTCGCCGATTCACGAGCTTGGCAACTTTGCAAAAGAATATGCGGAATCCCTATATGACAGCCTGCACCATGCTGTATTAATTTGTGACAGAGATCATTTTATCGCAGTAGCAGGCGCTTCGAAAAAAGAGTTTTTAAACCGCAGAATCAGCTCTCACACTGAAGAGATGATGGACGCAAGAAAAACGATGATGAAAGAAGAACCATTCTCGATTGAGCTGGTTGAGCATAATGAAGAGGATCTGGCTTCACTGGCTGCCTCTCCGATTATTGCTTCCGGCGATCCGATTGGCGCAGTTCTTGTATTCTCAAAGGATCATGCGCTCACAGAGGTGGATCTGAAGGTATGTGAGACAGCTGCCCGCTTTTTAGGGCGTCAGATGGAAACTTAA
- a CDS encoding DinB family protein encodes MTIDEWLDEHNQHYFSWLEDLRAMDSDAFFQPIAEGKWSPAAIVMHMAAWDHYTLDDRIPQIREGVMLEKFPDFQQFNEQSWKKADSGLSQNEIIDEARNERELLMETVRTMDQDKLKATFSIGDHSMTTTGYITGFAGHDRHHMKQIGGVN; translated from the coding sequence ATGACGATTGATGAATGGCTTGATGAACATAACCAGCACTATTTTTCATGGCTTGAGGATTTAAGAGCAATGGACAGCGACGCATTTTTCCAGCCGATTGCAGAAGGGAAGTGGTCACCGGCAGCCATTGTCATGCACATGGCCGCCTGGGATCATTACACACTTGACGATAGAATCCCGCAAATACGTGAGGGTGTCATGCTTGAAAAATTTCCTGACTTTCAGCAGTTTAATGAACAGTCGTGGAAAAAAGCAGACAGTGGTCTGAGTCAAAATGAAATCATTGACGAAGCCAGAAATGAACGGGAACTTTTAATGGAGACGGTTCGTACAATGGATCAGGACAAGCTGAAAGCAACGTTTTCTATCGGGGATCACTCGATGACAACGACGGGTTATATTACTGGCTTTGCCGGGCATGATCGTCATCATATGAAGCAGATCGGGGGTGTGAACTAA
- the yabQ gene encoding spore cortex biosynthesis protein YabQ — MIVEEQLRIFLSMMAAGVFVGFCVTFYERFMTRGKKGLWRFFPDLLFWLGQALIVFLLLFQLNGAELRFYMLVALLAGFTLYWKLARRLTLRVFNWLSWLTITILTILFLPFKGIWAVVKLLFIVLFRLLAFISRPFHPISQFLQKKWSILAKKIKIWLNLLYNRG, encoded by the coding sequence ATGATTGTAGAAGAGCAGCTTCGGATTTTTCTCAGTATGATGGCTGCAGGTGTTTTTGTCGGATTTTGCGTCACTTTTTACGAACGCTTTATGACCAGAGGGAAAAAGGGTTTATGGCGCTTCTTCCCTGATCTGCTTTTCTGGCTCGGACAGGCTCTCATTGTTTTTCTCCTTCTGTTTCAACTGAATGGAGCTGAATTACGCTTTTACATGCTGGTTGCACTACTGGCAGGATTCACACTCTACTGGAAGCTTGCAAGGCGACTGACTCTCCGCGTATTTAACTGGCTTTCCTGGCTGACGATTACCATCCTTACGATCCTCTTTCTTCCTTTTAAAGGGATATGGGCTGTTGTGAAGCTGTTATTTATCGTACTATTTCGATTACTGGCGTTTATATCTAGGCCTTTTCACCCTATTTCACAGTTTCTTCAAAAAAAATGGTCAATTCTTGCGAAAAAGATAAAAATATGGCTTAATCTGTTATATAATAGGGGATAA